From Pelotomaculum schinkii, the proteins below share one genomic window:
- a CDS encoding DUF134 domain-containing protein: MPRPPKCRRVEQFPMVTCFKPAGIPGTELDEVVISVEEIEAIRLRDLLELEHEECAEKMLVSRPTFHRILASARKKIAFALINGAALKVTGGSFKLAQHKLECRRCGHQWVGTVCCRRTVCPACAQKDWQITE; the protein is encoded by the coding sequence ATGCCTAGACCGCCAAAATGCAGGAGAGTGGAGCAGTTTCCCATGGTTACCTGCTTTAAGCCTGCGGGAATACCGGGTACAGAACTTGATGAGGTTGTTATTTCTGTGGAAGAAATTGAGGCTATCCGGCTTAGAGATTTACTGGAGCTGGAGCATGAAGAATGCGCTGAAAAGATGTTGGTCTCGCGGCCTACCTTTCACCGCATCCTGGCCTCGGCCAGAAAAAAAATTGCATTTGCTCTGATTAATGGGGCAGCCTTGAAAGTAACCGGAGGCAGCTTTAAATTGGCCCAACACAAACTGGAGTGTCGCCGTTGCGGTCATCAATGGGTGGGAACAGTCTGCTGCAGGCGCACTGTTTGCCCGGCCTGCGCCCAAAAAGACTGGCAGATAACTGAGTAA
- a CDS encoding glycosyl hydrolase family 18 protein — protein MRLPNDTGKPMLRQRFYFENNWYYVTDPWALVDLQVHGKDITYFVPYWFGATEQGTLSDQSDPDTLATLQQLGLPVVALVYNLAGAIHKILTIPSLRQTLIINILNMLLSKRFIGVNVDFEFVPPEDRQYLTMFMAELYTALKPYGLLVTISVPPELKDDPAHPFSGAFSYSDLARYSDQLYLLAYDEHVAIPGPIASYGFVRQVLTYALSVIPREKIRLGMAVYGRDWSPGTELPRELSFEEAITTASRHGVAIRYDEEAQESTYTYTANGVNHIVWFEDVRSFAVKLNLAFQEGIMGIAVWRLGLEDPRIWELLRMR, from the coding sequence ATGCGCTTGCCGAATGATACAGGAAAGCCAATGTTAAGACAGCGGTTTTATTTTGAAAACAATTGGTATTACGTTACGGATCCTTGGGCGCTGGTGGATCTGCAGGTTCACGGTAAAGATATTACTTATTTTGTCCCCTACTGGTTTGGGGCAACCGAGCAGGGGACCCTGAGTGACCAGTCCGACCCCGATACTCTGGCGACGCTGCAGCAATTAGGCCTGCCTGTGGTGGCTTTAGTCTATAATTTGGCCGGAGCCATTCACAAGATTTTGACCATCCCCAGCCTGCGCCAGACTCTTATAATAAACATTTTAAATATGCTCCTTAGTAAAAGGTTTATTGGCGTGAATGTGGACTTTGAATTTGTGCCGCCGGAAGACAGACAGTATTTGACTATGTTTATGGCAGAGCTTTATACGGCATTAAAACCGTATGGGCTTTTGGTTACCATATCCGTTCCTCCTGAACTTAAAGACGATCCGGCCCACCCATTTTCGGGGGCGTTCAGCTACTCCGACCTGGCCAGGTACAGCGACCAGCTGTATCTCCTGGCTTACGATGAACATGTCGCAATTCCCGGTCCCATCGCCTCTTACGGCTTTGTCCGTCAAGTGCTGACCTATGCCTTGTCAGTGATACCGCGGGAAAAGATCCGTCTGGGAATGGCCGTGTACGGGCGTGATTGGTCCCCCGGGACAGAACTTCCCAGGGAACTGTCCTTCGAAGAAGCTATAACCACCGCCTCCCGCCATGGAGTTGCCATCCGCTATGATGAAGAGGCGCAGGAATCAACCTACACCTACACGGCAAATGGAGTAAACCATATTGTCTGGTTTGAAGATGTGCGGAGCTTTGCAGTAAAACTAAACCTGGCTTTTCAAGAAGGGATAATGGGTATCGCTGTGTGGAGGCTGGGTCTGGAGGATCCGCGAATTTGGGAATTGCTGAGGATGCGCTGA
- the sigH gene encoding RNA polymerase sporulation sigma factor SigH — MIFQAQTEVYNGFQLLVDEEVVEFAREGDEIALEYLINKYKNFVRAKARSYFLIGADREDIIQEGMIGLYKAIRDFRMDKLSSFRAFAELCITRQIITAIKTATRQKHIPLNSYVSLNKPIYDEDSDRTLLDVLSGSKITDPEELIISREEFDDIEEKMGEILSSLEWKVLMSYLEGKSYQEIAEDLKRHVKSIDNALQRVKRKLERYLEKREA, encoded by the coding sequence GTGATTTTTCAAGCCCAGACGGAAGTTTACAACGGATTTCAGCTGCTGGTTGACGAAGAAGTTGTGGAATTTGCCCGGGAGGGTGACGAAATAGCCCTGGAATACCTGATTAATAAGTACAAAAATTTTGTCCGCGCCAAAGCCCGGTCATATTTTCTGATCGGGGCCGATCGCGAAGACATCATCCAAGAAGGTATGATCGGGTTATATAAGGCAATCCGGGACTTCCGGATGGACAAGCTATCCTCATTCAGGGCTTTTGCCGAGCTCTGCATTACCAGGCAGATTATCACTGCCATCAAGACTGCCACCAGGCAAAAGCATATACCGCTGAACTCCTACGTCTCCCTTAACAAGCCCATATACGATGAGGATTCGGACCGCACCCTGCTGGATGTGCTATCGGGTTCGAAAATCACGGATCCCGAGGAGTTAATAATCTCCAGGGAAGAGTTTGACGATATCGAAGAGAAGATGGGCGAGATCTTAAGTTCGCTGGAGTGGAAAGTCTTGATGTCCTACCTGGAAGGCAAGTCCTACCAGGAAATCGCCGAAGACTTAAAGCGCCACGTCAAGTCAATCGACAACGCGTTGCAGCGCGTGAAGCGGAAACTCGAACGCTACCTAGAAAAGCGCGAAGCATAA
- a CDS encoding NYN domain-containing protein → MKGHLIVDGYNIIYAWPEFNKNRETGLDYARSKLVSILADHAALTGLKVVVVFDAHQIKGGAERTEVVDGVEVIYTQQGETADSLIERMAGSFPEDGGTVYVATSDWAEQVIIFGRGAFRLTPGELREQVRRTKEESKVHYQQSKPVDGYLENRLLEKVRSKFEQWRRGKG, encoded by the coding sequence ATGAAGGGTCATCTCATCGTTGACGGTTATAATATTATTTATGCCTGGCCCGAATTTAATAAGAACAGGGAAACCGGGTTGGATTACGCCAGGTCAAAGCTGGTGTCCATACTTGCCGACCACGCGGCTCTAACCGGGTTGAAAGTGGTGGTCGTCTTTGACGCCCACCAAATTAAAGGCGGCGCTGAAAGAACGGAAGTTGTAGACGGGGTGGAGGTAATTTACACCCAGCAGGGGGAAACAGCCGACTCACTGATCGAGCGCATGGCCGGCTCCTTTCCAGAGGACGGGGGGACGGTATATGTAGCCACCTCGGACTGGGCCGAACAGGTGATCATTTTTGGCAGGGGAGCGTTTCGCCTGACTCCAGGTGAACTGCGCGAGCAAGTGCGGCGGACCAAAGAGGAAAGCAAGGTCCACTACCAGCAAAGCAAGCCGGTGGACGGTTACCTGGAAAACCGTTTGCTGGAAAAGGTGCGCTCCAAATTTGAACAATGGAGGCGGGGAAAGGGCTAG
- the rlmB gene encoding 23S rRNA (guanosine(2251)-2'-O)-methyltransferase RlmB yields the protein MIEEERLRLEDVIAGRNPVREALRSGRPINKILIAEGPLSGPLLEIYGAAREKNIPVQKVDRQRLGKFAPDGAHQGVIALAAAKEYVEVEDILAGAGPGVSPFLILLDEINDPHNLGAILRTADAAGAHGVVIPRRRSAPLTPTVAKASAGAIEYVPVARVANMPQTIETLKKQGLWMVGADPEGQELYWDARLEGPLGLVIGGEGKGLGRLVKERCDLLVRLPMSGRVNSLNASVAAALLAYEVVRQRRIALNEGSSHR from the coding sequence ATGATAGAAGAGGAGAGACTTCGCCTGGAAGACGTCATTGCAGGACGCAACCCGGTCCGGGAAGCGTTGCGGTCCGGCCGCCCCATCAATAAAATACTAATAGCCGAAGGCCCTTTGTCCGGGCCCCTGTTGGAAATCTACGGCGCGGCCAGGGAGAAAAACATCCCCGTGCAGAAGGTGGACAGGCAGCGGCTGGGCAAATTCGCCCCCGATGGCGCCCACCAGGGTGTGATAGCCCTGGCAGCCGCCAAAGAGTATGTGGAAGTGGAAGACATCCTGGCTGGAGCCGGTCCCGGCGTATCGCCGTTTCTGATCCTTTTAGATGAGATCAACGACCCGCATAACCTTGGCGCCATCCTCCGTACCGCTGACGCCGCCGGCGCGCACGGAGTTGTCATTCCGCGCCGCCGCTCCGCCCCGCTGACGCCAACTGTAGCCAAGGCATCGGCCGGGGCCATTGAATATGTGCCGGTGGCCAGGGTCGCCAATATGCCTCAGACTATCGAAACATTGAAAAAGCAAGGCCTCTGGATGGTAGGCGCCGATCCGGAGGGACAGGAACTTTATTGGGACGCCCGCCTGGAGGGACCGCTTGGCCTGGTCATAGGCGGTGAGGGCAAGGGCTTGGGCCGTCTGGTCAAAGAGCGGTGTGACCTCCTGGTGCGCCTGCCCATGTCCGGTCGTGTAAACTCATTAAATGCTTCAGTTGCAGCCGCCCTGCTGGCCTATGAAGTAGTGCGCCAGAGGAGAATCGCTTTAAATGAAGGGTCATCTCATCGTTGA
- a CDS encoding nucleoside triphosphate pyrophosphohydrolase, which translates to MVIYNKLVRDKVPSCIEAEGKICYTKNLDGQEYIMALEEKLIEEVNEYLQSHNIMELVDVVEVIYGIVASMGVDKKEFELYRLKKLSDRGGFNDKIMLLEVVSS; encoded by the coding sequence ATGGTTATATACAACAAATTAGTAAGGGATAAGGTGCCTAGCTGCATAGAGGCTGAGGGCAAGATCTGTTATACTAAAAATCTGGACGGTCAGGAATATATTATGGCTTTAGAAGAAAAGCTGATTGAAGAAGTTAATGAGTATCTTCAGTCACATAATATTATGGAATTAGTAGATGTTGTGGAGGTTATATATGGAATCGTTGCTTCGATGGGTGTTGATAAAAAAGAATTTGAATTGTATAGGCTCAAGAAACTATCTGATAGAGGTGGATTTAACGATAAAATAATGCTACTTGAGGTTGTTAGTAGTTAG
- a CDS encoding HIT family protein: protein MNKCSFCSEITMDEENNLFNTMVSQYINMSHRFLYKTKNWLLIPALGSFVAGYLLIITEKHFLSIGSVPTYLLLELECLLQTVDSLLKNIYKLSTIAFEHGAVTDENLGGCCVNHTHLHILPYNGDILPDIIDDGFEVRKIDSFYDLKMQYLSHKPYIFYQNNHGIKYIIEGKNIPSQYIRQILADKLGVLENWNWKEYIGIDYIVDTFNRLNSVDINSIYMEILNKYKGRLKAW, encoded by the coding sequence ATGAATAAATGTAGCTTTTGCTCCGAAATAACTATGGATGAAGAGAATAACCTTTTTAATACAATGGTCTCCCAATATATTAATATGAGTCATAGGTTTTTATATAAAACTAAGAATTGGTTGCTAATACCAGCACTTGGTTCATTTGTTGCCGGTTATTTGTTAATCATTACTGAGAAGCACTTTCTTTCAATTGGTTCTGTTCCAACTTATCTTCTGCTTGAATTGGAGTGTTTGCTTCAAACCGTTGATAGTTTATTAAAAAACATATACAAATTAAGCACAATAGCCTTTGAACATGGTGCTGTGACAGATGAAAATCTGGGTGGTTGTTGTGTTAATCACACGCATCTACATATATTACCTTATAATGGGGATATATTACCTGATATAATTGATGACGGGTTCGAGGTTAGAAAGATTGATTCTTTCTATGATTTAAAGATGCAATATCTTTCTCATAAGCCCTATATTTTTTATCAGAACAATCATGGGATAAAGTATATTATTGAAGGTAAAAATATCCCTTCTCAATATATTCGACAGATATTAGCTGATAAGTTAGGTGTTTTAGAAAATTGGAACTGGAAGGAGTACATTGGAATTGATTATATTGTAGATACCTTTAATAGGTTAAATAGTGTTGATATTAATAGTATTTATATGGAAATATTGAATAAATATAAGGGTAGGCTTAAGGCATGGTGA
- the thyX gene encoding FAD-dependent thymidylate synthase: MPHHSRALIIAHTPEPEKICTAAARISTKLGSSIDIFEEVVKSNNYSLISKVLDSGHKSFIEHVNFTIAFENVSAFVEQFIIEFRLASFTVKSRRYVDFGNMGYYIPKFRLKSESTATEEYIFKKYTEQMNYLFMEYKYFVNNGIIKEDARFLLPYCYFSNFYCTVNARELMHIIYSAKYGRGSGFPEINKLGESLLLQASKICPSIFNKTEQLEAGNEDKEFKLRDFLDAKIIEKSNSNETTEIISYTNDPEKIVALTAIINHKLCSTNKASELIESDASLHNQLLEIVCNDKRKRELEQINFTFRINNISLAGLTHLVRHRMQSLNVPSFTEFGISDRYIIPNTIASNPTLLSRYHAIWKNHIAFFNEFHSLGIVDEDLVYLYLSGNVLDVVTTMNARELFHFIQLRSCNRAQWEIRLIAIDMLRKLRRIAPNIFGRVGPACFMTRNCPEGRLSCGKMQDVYDSFSVI, encoded by the coding sequence ATGCCTCATCATTCAAGAGCTTTAATTATAGCTCATACACCTGAACCAGAAAAGATATGCACTGCTGCCGCAAGGATTTCAACTAAATTAGGTTCTTCTATTGATATTTTTGAAGAAGTAGTGAAAAGCAATAATTATAGCCTAATATCAAAAGTATTAGATTCTGGGCATAAATCCTTTATTGAGCATGTCAACTTCACAATAGCTTTTGAAAATGTTTCAGCTTTTGTTGAGCAATTTATCATTGAATTTAGACTAGCTTCGTTTACTGTTAAATCTCGGAGATATGTTGACTTTGGAAATATGGGCTATTATATTCCCAAATTTAGGCTAAAATCTGAATCTACTGCAACGGAAGAATATATATTTAAGAAGTACACAGAGCAAATGAATTATTTATTCATGGAGTATAAATATTTTGTTAATAACGGTATAATAAAAGAAGATGCAAGGTTTCTTCTGCCATATTGTTATTTTAGTAACTTTTATTGTACTGTTAATGCACGTGAGTTGATGCACATTATATATTCTGCAAAATATGGTAGGGGGAGTGGATTTCCCGAAATAAATAAATTAGGAGAATCCTTACTTTTACAGGCATCAAAGATATGTCCAAGCATCTTTAATAAAACTGAGCAACTTGAAGCGGGTAATGAGGATAAAGAATTTAAGCTAAGAGATTTTCTTGATGCTAAAATTATTGAGAAAAGTAATTCCAATGAAACTACCGAAATAATTAGTTATACAAATGACCCGGAAAAAATTGTTGCACTTACGGCAATCATTAATCATAAACTATGTTCGACGAACAAAGCATCGGAATTAATTGAATCAGATGCAAGTTTGCATAATCAATTGTTGGAAATAGTATGTAATGATAAGAGGAAGCGTGAACTAGAGCAAATTAATTTTACATTTCGGATTAATAATATTTCCCTAGCTGGTCTAACTCACCTTGTTCGGCACAGGATGCAATCCCTTAATGTACCATCATTTACGGAATTCGGGATTAGCGATCGGTATATTATACCGAATACTATAGCCTCCAATCCAACTTTATTGTCAAGGTATCATGCAATTTGGAAAAATCATATTGCTTTTTTTAATGAATTTCATTCCTTAGGTATTGTTGATGAGGATTTGGTTTATTTGTATTTGAGTGGAAATGTTTTAGATGTGGTTACAACTATGAATGCGAGAGAGTTGTTTCATTTTATACAACTAAGATCATGTAATAGGGCTCAATGGGAAATTCGCTTAATTGCTATAGATATGTTGAGAAAATTAAGAAGAATTGCACCTAACATATTTGGTAGAGTTGGCCCAGCATGTTTTATGACAAGGAATTGCCCTGAAGGAAGATTGTCATGTGGAAAAATGCAAGATGTATACGATAGTTTTTCGGTTATATGA
- a CDS encoding Mini-ribonuclease 3 has translation MKNIQPGELPALALAYIGDAVYELAVRSHLVESGISRVKRLHDEAVKYVHAKAQARLLRELEGILTEEETAVIRRGRNAKSPHTPRSAGVIDYRQSTAFECLIGYLYLKGDKDRLEEILALALEMGRE, from the coding sequence TTGAAAAATATTCAACCAGGTGAACTGCCGGCGCTGGCGCTGGCTTACATCGGGGACGCCGTCTATGAACTGGCCGTGCGCTCGCATCTTGTCGAAAGCGGGATATCAAGGGTAAAACGGCTGCATGACGAAGCTGTAAAATATGTACATGCGAAAGCACAGGCCAGGCTGCTCAGAGAGCTGGAAGGGATCCTCACAGAGGAAGAAACAGCTGTAATCCGCCGCGGCCGCAACGCCAAGTCTCCCCATACCCCCCGCAGCGCCGGTGTGATCGATTACCGGCAAAGCACAGCTTTCGAATGCCTGATCGGCTATCTCTATCTCAAAGGCGACAAGGACCGCCTCGAGGAGATCCTGGCCCTGGCGCTGGAGATGGGACGTGAATAA
- the cysS gene encoding cysteine--tRNA ligase: MEIYNTLTRRKETFQPRDPGRVGIYVCGPTTYNYVHLGNARPLVFFDTVRRYFDYKGYEVVYVQNFTDVDDKIINRAREQGEDPLAFSHMYINEYFKDADALNVRRADQHPKVSEHIPDIIGTVEALIKNGFAYEVDGDVYFAVRKFEPYGRLSGRTFDDMQAGARVDVDTRKQDPMDFALWKAAKPGEPSWDSPWGPGRPGWHIECSVMSQKYLGTNFDIHGGGSDLIFPHHENEIAQAEAATGEPFVRYWLHNGFITVNDEKMSKSLGNFFLVRDILSKFSPEVVRFFLLSTHYRSPLDFADENLVSAGKGLERIKTSIRLLTEALERKGEVSTARSGSGWAADLTASLENLKAAFDSAMDDDFNTALAMGVIFDLAREVNSAVQKAGNEVSGPDREALRRAYDLFQNFNGVMGLFKVEPQSGRILLDSDAGDGSSLAEGLINLIIEIRQEARKKKDWVVADRIRDGLKELGVVLEDTPQGVRWKKQ, encoded by the coding sequence ATGGAGATTTATAACACCCTGACCAGGCGGAAGGAGACCTTCCAGCCGAGAGACCCGGGCCGGGTCGGCATCTATGTCTGCGGCCCGACGACCTATAACTATGTGCACCTCGGCAATGCCAGGCCGCTGGTCTTTTTTGACACGGTACGGCGGTATTTTGACTACAAAGGCTACGAGGTAGTTTACGTCCAGAACTTCACCGACGTCGACGACAAGATTATCAACCGCGCCAGGGAACAGGGGGAGGACCCTCTCGCTTTCTCCCATATGTATATTAATGAATATTTTAAAGACGCCGACGCCCTTAACGTCCGCCGGGCTGATCAACACCCCAAGGTATCGGAGCATATTCCCGATATCATCGGGACTGTTGAAGCGCTGATCAAAAACGGCTTTGCTTATGAGGTAGACGGGGACGTCTATTTTGCAGTGCGCAAGTTTGAGCCTTACGGCAGGCTTTCCGGCCGTACCTTCGACGACATGCAGGCAGGCGCCCGCGTGGATGTGGATACCCGCAAGCAAGACCCCATGGATTTTGCCCTTTGGAAGGCCGCCAAGCCGGGCGAGCCGTCCTGGGACAGCCCCTGGGGGCCGGGCAGGCCGGGCTGGCACATCGAGTGCTCGGTCATGTCGCAAAAATACCTCGGGACCAACTTCGACATCCATGGCGGAGGCAGTGACCTGATCTTTCCCCACCATGAAAATGAAATCGCTCAGGCTGAAGCGGCAACCGGAGAACCTTTTGTCCGCTACTGGCTGCATAACGGCTTTATTACCGTAAACGACGAGAAAATGTCCAAGTCGCTGGGCAACTTCTTCCTGGTCAGGGACATCCTGTCCAAATTTTCGCCGGAAGTAGTCCGCTTTTTCCTCCTCTCCACCCATTACCGCAGCCCCCTCGACTTTGCCGATGAAAACCTGGTTTCTGCCGGGAAAGGACTGGAAAGGATCAAGACCAGCATCCGGCTGTTGACCGAAGCCCTGGAGAGGAAGGGAGAGGTTTCCACCGCCCGCTCTGGTTCCGGTTGGGCGGCGGACTTAACAGCCTCCCTTGAAAACTTAAAAGCCGCCTTTGATTCCGCCATGGACGATGACTTCAACACTGCTCTGGCCATGGGAGTCATCTTTGACCTGGCCAGAGAGGTCAACAGCGCCGTCCAGAAGGCGGGAAACGAGGTCTCCGGCCCGGACCGGGAGGCTCTCCGGCGCGCTTATGACCTGTTTCAGAATTTCAACGGGGTCATGGGGCTTTTTAAGGTTGAACCGCAAAGCGGCAGGATCCTTTTAGATAGTGACGCAGGTGATGGTTCCAGCCTGGCGGAAGGGTTAATCAACCTGATTATTGAGATCCGGCAAGAAGCCCGCAAGAAGAAAGACTGGGTAGTCGCCGACCGGATCAGGGACGGTTTGAAAGAACTTGGCGTGGTCCTTGAGGATACTCCTCAGGGCGTTCGCTGGAAGAAGCAGTGA
- the cysE gene encoding serine O-acetyltransferase, whose product MFDRLRKDIRAVMERDPAAKSVLEVVLCYPGLHAVLMHRLAHGFYRRGWFVIARLISQFARFITGIEIHPGARIGEGFFIDHGSGVVIGETAEIGDNVTVYQGVTLGGTGKEKGKRHPTIGNNVMISAGAKVLGSFTVGDNVRIGAGSVVLKAVPSDCTVVGVPGKIVVMDGHKVDPRQAPGEVNLRHDQLPDPVTDVLVCMHKSIERLQKRVRELEDQNLQLAGLRREELTGCRERCFLKDGDL is encoded by the coding sequence ATGTTCGACCGGCTGCGCAAGGATATCCGGGCTGTGATGGAGCGGGATCCCGCCGCCAAATCCGTATTGGAAGTGGTCCTGTGCTATCCCGGTCTTCACGCTGTTCTTATGCACAGGCTCGCGCACGGTTTTTATCGCCGGGGCTGGTTTGTTATCGCCCGGCTCATTTCCCAGTTCGCCCGTTTTATAACCGGTATCGAAATTCACCCCGGCGCCAGGATCGGAGAAGGTTTTTTTATCGACCACGGCTCCGGCGTCGTTATCGGTGAGACTGCTGAAATCGGGGACAATGTTACCGTCTACCAGGGGGTTACCCTGGGGGGGACAGGCAAGGAAAAAGGCAAAAGGCATCCCACGATCGGCAACAACGTAATGATCAGCGCCGGCGCCAAGGTCCTTGGATCCTTTACGGTTGGTGACAACGTCAGGATTGGCGCCGGTTCTGTGGTTTTAAAGGCCGTGCCCTCCGACTGCACTGTGGTCGGAGTTCCCGGCAAGATCGTTGTTATGGACGGCCATAAAGTAGATCCCCGGCAGGCGCCCGGCGAGGTAAACCTGCGCCACGATCAGCTTCCCGACCCGGTTACAGACGTGCTTGTATGTATGCATAAAAGTATAGAAAGGTTGCAAAAGCGGGTCAGAGAACTGGAGGACCAGAATCTTCAACTGGCAGGCCTGCGCCGGGAGGAACTGACGGGCTGCCGAGAGAGGTGTTTCTTAAAAGATGGAGATTTATAA
- the gltX gene encoding glutamate--tRNA ligase yields MPVRVRFAPSPTGPFHIGGARSALFNWLFARHYGGALIVRIEDTDLERSTRESEENILNALRWLGLDWDEGIQVGGPNEPYRQTERLDLYRRYADTLLESGQAYRCYCTEEELAAEREELLEKGEMVRYMGRCRNLTPQARAALEAAGRKPVIRFRVPENHVIQVNDLVRGEVSFDCSGIGDFIIVKSDGIPTYNFAVVIDDHTMGISHVIRAEEHLSNTPRQILIFEALGWQIPEFAHVSLILGQDRSKMSKRHGATAIEQYQAKGYLPEALVNFLALLGWSPGGEEEVFSLEQLVEHFSLERVSKSPAVFDLDKLNWLNGHYIRTASLERITELAIPYLEEGGYISQPLTAKKYEWVKMVVALVRDYLNCLEEITDHAAIFFSDKVDIEEDEAREIMAGNQVPAVLEALKAKVTTGPALTEAGARLLLKEVGKELGVKGKEIFMPVRVALTGKTHGPDLNRIMAILGQTGVATRLEQARSYTAVLKGQA; encoded by the coding sequence TTGCCGGTACGAGTCCGTTTTGCGCCGAGTCCCACCGGTCCTTTTCATATCGGGGGGGCCAGATCGGCGTTGTTTAACTGGCTTTTTGCCCGCCATTACGGGGGCGCTTTAATAGTCCGGATCGAGGATACCGATCTGGAGCGTTCTACCAGGGAATCTGAGGAAAACATCCTCAATGCCCTGCGCTGGCTCGGCCTGGACTGGGATGAGGGGATCCAGGTTGGGGGCCCCAACGAGCCCTACCGCCAGACGGAAAGGCTGGACCTTTACCGCCGGTATGCGGACACCTTACTGGAAAGCGGCCAGGCTTACCGTTGCTATTGTACGGAGGAGGAACTGGCGGCCGAGCGGGAAGAGCTTTTGGAAAAAGGCGAGATGGTCCGCTATATGGGCCGCTGCCGCAACCTCACGCCGCAAGCGCGCGCCGCCCTGGAAGCGGCAGGCCGCAAGCCGGTGATACGCTTTAGGGTGCCGGAAAACCATGTCATCCAGGTCAACGACCTCGTCCGGGGCGAGGTTTCATTTGATTGCAGCGGCATTGGCGACTTCATTATTGTAAAATCCGACGGTATTCCCACCTACAATTTCGCTGTGGTCATAGATGATCACACCATGGGAATCAGCCACGTAATCAGGGCCGAGGAACACCTGTCGAACACACCGCGCCAGATTTTAATTTTCGAAGCGCTGGGCTGGCAGATCCCGGAGTTTGCCCATGTGTCGCTGATCCTGGGCCAGGACCGCAGCAAGATGAGCAAGCGCCACGGCGCCACCGCTATTGAGCAGTACCAGGCAAAAGGCTACCTGCCCGAGGCCCTGGTTAACTTTCTGGCGCTGCTGGGCTGGTCCCCCGGAGGAGAAGAAGAGGTTTTTTCCCTGGAACAGCTGGTGGAGCATTTTTCTCTGGAGCGGGTGTCCAAAAGTCCCGCCGTTTTTGACCTCGATAAGCTAAACTGGCTCAACGGCCACTATATCCGTACCGCCTCCCTGGAACGGATTACCGAACTGGCCATACCATATTTAGAAGAGGGGGGCTATATAAGTCAACCGCTTACTGCTAAGAAGTATGAGTGGGTTAAAATGGTGGTTGCCTTAGTACGGGATTATTTGAACTGTCTGGAGGAAATCACGGACCACGCCGCTATTTTCTTTAGCGACAAGGTCGACATAGAAGAAGACGAAGCCAGGGAGATCATGGCCGGCAACCAGGTCCCGGCTGTTTTGGAAGCCCTCAAAGCCAAGGTTACTACAGGTCCCGCCCTCACCGAAGCAGGCGCCAGACTTCTGCTCAAGGAAGTCGGCAAAGAGCTGGGCGTCAAAGGCAAAGAAATTTTTATGCCGGTCCGGGTAGCGCTGACCGGAAAAACCCACGGACCCGATTTAAACCGGATCATGGCCATCCTCGGCCAAACCGGTGTCGCCACACGACTTGAACAGGCGAGGTCTTATACTGCAGTTCTTAAGGGTCAGGCGTAA
- the ispF gene encoding 2-C-methyl-D-erythritol 2,4-cyclodiphosphate synthase — protein MRVGFGYDVHRLVEGRPLVLGGVEIPYDKGLLGHSDADVLVHAVMDALLGAAGAGDIGRHFPDTDERYKGISSLILLSKVGEALNEKGFTVGNIDAVVVAQRPKLAPYMEEMKLKMAEALGISSSKVNVKATTTEGLGFTGTGEGIAAYGAALLEGGPGT, from the coding sequence ATGAGGGTGGGGTTTGGCTATGACGTCCACAGGCTGGTCGAAGGAAGGCCGTTGGTCCTGGGTGGTGTCGAGATCCCATATGACAAGGGGCTTTTGGGGCACTCCGACGCGGATGTGCTGGTGCATGCCGTTATGGACGCCCTGCTGGGCGCCGCCGGGGCTGGTGATATCGGCCGGCATTTCCCCGATACCGATGAACGCTATAAAGGAATTAGCAGCCTGATCCTCTTGTCAAAAGTCGGTGAAGCGCTGAACGAAAAGGGTTTCACGGTGGGGAACATAGACGCGGTGGTTGTGGCCCAGAGACCGAAACTGGCTCCCTATATGGAAGAAATGAAGCTAAAGATGGCGGAAGCGCTGGGGATTAGCTCTTCCAAGGTCAACGTTAAGGCAACGACGACCGAGGGACTTGGCTTTACCGGTACCGGCGAGGGTATTGCCGCTTATGGCGCGGCGCTTCTCGAAGGCGGTCCGGGGACTTAG